GGTGGTACAGATACTTTTGTCTTCAATAGCATATTGGATGGTATTGACACTATCAAAGACTTCAATATTGATGAAAGTGACATAATCCAAGTTTCTCTAGCAGGATTTGGTGCTACTTCGATCAGCGACTTCAGCTACGATGCCTCAAATGGTTCCTTGTTCTTCCAAGGATTTATATTCGCTACGATTGAGAACAATCCTGTTAATTTCTTAACTGATGTAAGCATTCAGTTAGTGTAAAAACAACTGATCAGCAAATTTTTTACAAAGATGCTAATTATAATTAGCATCTTTGTAGTTTAGTATGAATTGGTTCAGCCGCCTTGAGATGTAATATTTCCAGGGCCAGCTGTGACAATTACCAGATTTTCTGGCTTAATTAACTCCTCAATAGCTTGTTGCACTTGAGCCATAGTCACTGCTTGAATGCGCTGAGGAAACTCTCGAATTTCCGCTCGTGATAGCCCCAATACAGCATTATTCAAGATGATGTTAGATACATCACTGGGATTAGCTAATTCTACAGGGTAACTATTAGTAATTGAGCGTTTCGCAGTGTTGAATTCAGCTTCAGTTACTCCTTGTTCACGTAACTGTTTGAGTAAAGCAATGGTACTAGCGATCGCTTTAGAGGCATCTTCTGGTGCAGTCTGCATACTAATTAAGAACGGCCCCGGCTTAACTCCGGCTGCAAACCCACTGTAAATACCATAGGTTAAACCTTGGCGATCGCGCACTTCCGTACCCAAGCGACTAGATAAGGTATCACCACCTAAAATCTGATTCAGTATCAATGCGGCATAATAACGCGGGTCTTTGCGAGAGATACCGTTGTAGCCGATGTAGGTAACGGCTTCTGCTTTACCAGGAATTACTTTATTTAAGCGTGTGGAAGTTTGGGGAAATGACACCGTTGGCAAGTTAATCACAGGCGGTGTACCTGTAGCCTCCCATTTGCCGAACACTTGATTGAGCAATACTTTTACCTTAGCTGGTTCAAAGTCACCCACTAAAGCGATCGTTGTAGTATCTGGTCGATAATGTTGTTGGTAGAAGCGCAGTAAATCATCACGAGTCATGCTTTTTAAACTTTCAACCGTGGGAAAGCTGTGGAACGGATGATTTTCTGGATAAATTGCTTGTTGGAATACCCGCCGTCCGAGTCCGCTGGGGTCATCTAACTGGACTTTCAGACTTGTTAACGCCCGCTGACGGCTTAGTTCTAACTGGTCTTTGGGAAAAGTGGCATGTTGTACCACATCTGCCAAAGTTTCAATTAATATCGGCAAGTTGGCTGATAATCCCTGACCGCTAATGCTGACTCCTTCGCGGCTAGCACTGAAGCTTAAACTTGCTCCCCGGTCTTCTAAAGTTTTTGCTATGGTGAGAGCATTTTTAGTCTGCGTCCCATTGATTAAGTTACTAGCAGTCAGATTCGCTAATCCAGCTCTTTGATTGCCGTCGAATTCATTCCCCGCATCAATTTGACCGCTGAGGTTAATGGTAGGGACGCTGTGGTCAGGTAGTAGCAGCACCCGCAAGCCATTTGTCAAAGTGAACTGTTCTGGTAACGATTGTTTGGTGGAATCTGTAGCTGATGTTGCGGGTGGGAGGTATTTGGCAAGTTCTGCTGGGTCTACAGGCTTACCAGGGCTGAAGTTCTCTACAGTGCGGCCAGAATCAGCGCTGGAAGTTCCTGGTTTCCCATCTGGTTGAGTTGGTTCAAAAAAGCCGATGGTTTGTTTAGCAGGATTGAGGTAAGTTTTTGCTACTTGTTGTACTTGGGCGGGCGTGACTTTGGCGATCGCAGCCAAATACTGTTCAATAAAACGATAATCCCCGGCGACAGTTTGGTTATACCCTAACTGACTGGCTTGAGAGGTGATATCCTGATTACCCAGTACAAACGAGGCTTGCAGTGCTGTCTTGGCTCGGTTCAATTCTTCTAAAGTAACTGGTTGCTGTTGCAGTTTCGCCAAAGATTCCTGGAGGACTTGGGCAATTTTCCCTAACTCTTGACCAGGAGCCGCCGTAGCGCTAATGTCATACCAACCCGGTTCAATCAGTTCGGCTGCACCGCCACTCACTGAACTGGCGAGTCCAGATTCTACCAAAGCCTGATACAGTCGAGAACTGCGTCCGCCAGTGAGAATAGCATCCATGACATCAATTGCTGGCACATCGGGATGCTTGATATCTGGCAAGGGATACACAGCTTGCAGCAGTGCTGCACTTCCAGGTTGCTTAAGGACGATAGGGGATTTTTTCGCAACAGAGGCGGATGAAGTAGATGTTGCTTGTTGAAAACGAGCTGTCTTTGGTCGTTTTGGTAGCTTTCCGTAAGTCTCTTTGACAAATTTCAGGACGGGTTCTGTAGCAAAATCTCCCGTAATCACCAAAGTGGCATTATCTGGACTGTAGTAGGTTTGGTAATAATTCCGCACCTGTTCCACCGTGAATTTCTCAACATCTGCTTTCGTACCTCCCACAGATAAGCCATAGGCTCGGTTGGGAAAAGCTTCTCGCATCACCGCCCGATCCAGACGATAGCTTGGTGAGTTTTCATACCCTTGTAATTCCGAGATTACTACCCGTTTTTCACTCGTTAGTTGCTCAGATCCTACTAAGGCGTTTTCCATGCGGTCTGCTTCCAAGGTCAGCAGTGCTTCGAGTTTGTCTCGCTGCACTGTACCAAAGTAAGCTGTTTCGTCATAGCTGGTAAAGGCATTGAACTGACTACCCAATGCACTAAATAACCGTCCAAACTGCACTGGGCGATCGGTTGTACCCTTGAACATCAAGTGTTCTAGTTGGTGGGAAATACCATTTTCTCCCTTAATTTCGTTGCGTGAGCCAACTTTATACCAAACCTGTACACTAACTACTGGGGCAGTATGCACTTCTTTGGTTAATACTGTTAAGCCGTTGTCTAATACCGTTTTTTGCACTCCATTGGTGAGTGAGATGCCAGACACGGGTGTCACTGCTGTCGGTGTTGCCGCATTTGTGACATTGCCCGAAAACGGCACAACATTCAGGAGGAGGCTGAGGAATAATCCTATAAGCATGTATGAGGGTAGTTTCATAAGCAATTCAAAATTTACCATCATAAAAGACAATTCCAGAGGGTGATTCCAAGTTGAAGTTTCCCAACTGCATAGAAAATTTTTGTTTCTGAAATCAACCATTCTGACTATTGTTCATTGACTGCAAACAGAATTAGCATTGTGATGAAATTGCATCACAGAATCGGTTTGCCATTTATTTAGTGTAATGAGCGATCGCCTTTGTAGACAGGGAATACGATTTTAGATTTTGGATTTTGGATTTTAGATTTTAGATTTGGGATTGTGGAAGAGTGCTTAGATATGCTTTTGGGCGCTCTAACAGTGGCAATCATTGTTCAATTTGGTATTAGTTATGTCTCAAATACCTATCAAGCTAGAAACACCACGCTTAGTGCTGCGTGCATTTCAGGACAGCGATTTGGCAGCGTTCGTTGCCTATCGTTGTGACCCGGAAGTAGCAAAATATCAAAGTTGGGATGCGCCTTACCCAGAAGCCGAAGCGAAGAATTTTATAGAAGCTATGAAGCAGGCAAAACCAGGTACTTTAGGCGAGTGGTATCAGTTGGCAATTGAACTTAAGGCAACAGGCGAAATGATTGGTGATTGTGCCTTCTGCATAGCTAATGACGGGCGACAGGCGGAGATTGGCTTCACGCGATCGCAGACACACCAAAAACAAGGCTATGCTACTGAGGCTGTAACTCGCTTGCTAGATTATTTATTTACAGAACACAACCTGCATCGCGTTATTGCCAACTGCGATCCAGAGAATATAGCATCCGCTAAATTGTTGAAGCGTGTGGGTATGAGATGCGAAGGGCACTTTGTTAAAAGTTTGTGGTTTAAAGGCAACTGGGCAGACGAATTGTGGTTTGCCATTTTGCGCGATGAATGGCAGCGATAAAGTTTTGAATATAGTTTTAAATATATTTTAATTACCGTTTAATTTGCTGAGGAAAGTTAGGAACTAACAAAGATTGCTCTAATTCACCTTGCTGATTATAGAATTTCATTTCACCTTGCTCATTACATAACCATACTTCTAATGCTTGAGCTTCTAAATATAAGTTTTTTTTAAATTCTATTTCGTCCAAAGTGTTCCCACTGGATTTAACTTCTACACATATTTCTGGTGCAATAGATGCTGACACTTCATCTTCAATTTGAGTAAATCGTTCCTCTGAACACCAGACAACATCAGCAACTTTCACGCCGTCTGATGTGTTAATAGCACATTCTGGCATCACTTCACCTGTATTTAATAAAGATTCCAATAAACGTTGAATTCTTCCTTGATAAAAAGAATGTTTAATTTTTACTGGACTCATAACGATTTGACCCCATTTATTTAATTCGATTTTGAAGGGCAAATCTTGTAATTGTTTGTGTTCACAAACTTCTTCCCATTTCATAGTTAATATTTGCTGAAAGCGATTGATTTAATTTTATCTCATCATAAATTAGGATAATTCCCAGGCAAAAAGCTTCTTAACCACCTTATCGCCTCACTTGTTGTTTGCTCATTTGCAATTTGGAGGCATTGCTGCACAATTTCTCTGACGTTAGGAAAATAGCTGCTTTCTGTAATTACGTAATTTTCACCCTGCAATCTATAAACTAATAACTGCTTATTCTTTAACAGCCAAACCTCTGGCACTTTATAAGAGAGATAGTCATCAATATCGGTATAGCTAGTAACATCTACTTCAATCACTAAATCGGGTGGTGGGTCATTGAGCCAGTCGATACGGCTTTTACCTACTACGGATCTCCAATTTTCAATATAAAAGCAATAGTCAGGCTCAATGCCGCTAACTTGAGCCAAACTCATGGTGATGGGCGTAAATGAATCGTATCTTTGCTCTAAATGATCTAGTAACACCTTAGCAATATCTGCCAGTAAGCTCGCATCTCTTCCATGCTCTGGTAGCGGTGCCATTAACAAAATCTCTCCAGGTCTATATTTAATGCGAGGTGAGCAGCGATCGCCAAGTTGCTGACTCAATAGTTGATAATCTTCCCAAGATCCCAACATTCTGAC
Above is a window of Nostoc sp. UHCC 0702 DNA encoding:
- a CDS encoding Uma2 family endonuclease, with amino-acid sequence MHTVITPERIELSPGTVVRMLGSWEDYQLLSQQLGDRCSPRIKYRPGEILLMAPLPEHGRDASLLADIAKVLLDHLEQRYDSFTPITMSLAQVSGIEPDYCFYIENWRSVVGKSRIDWLNDPPPDLVIEVDVTSYTDIDDYLSYKVPEVWLLKNKQLLVYRLQGENYVITESSYFPNVREIVQQCLQIANEQTTSEAIRWLRSFLPGNYPNL
- a CDS encoding Uma2 family endonuclease — protein: MKWEEVCEHKQLQDLPFKIELNKWGQIVMSPVKIKHSFYQGRIQRLLESLLNTGEVMPECAINTSDGVKVADVVWCSEERFTQIEDEVSASIAPEICVEVKSSGNTLDEIEFKKNLYLEAQALEVWLCNEQGEMKFYNQQGELEQSLLVPNFPQQIKR
- a CDS encoding GNAT family N-acetyltransferase; translation: MSQIPIKLETPRLVLRAFQDSDLAAFVAYRCDPEVAKYQSWDAPYPEAEAKNFIEAMKQAKPGTLGEWYQLAIELKATGEMIGDCAFCIANDGRQAEIGFTRSQTHQKQGYATEAVTRLLDYLFTEHNLHRVIANCDPENIASAKLLKRVGMRCEGHFVKSLWFKGNWADELWFAILRDEWQR
- a CDS encoding insulinase family protein, which translates into the protein MLIGLFLSLLLNVVPFSGNVTNAATPTAVTPVSGISLTNGVQKTVLDNGLTVLTKEVHTAPVVSVQVWYKVGSRNEIKGENGISHQLEHLMFKGTTDRPVQFGRLFSALGSQFNAFTSYDETAYFGTVQRDKLEALLTLEADRMENALVGSEQLTSEKRVVISELQGYENSPSYRLDRAVMREAFPNRAYGLSVGGTKADVEKFTVEQVRNYYQTYYSPDNATLVITGDFATEPVLKFVKETYGKLPKRPKTARFQQATSTSSASVAKKSPIVLKQPGSAALLQAVYPLPDIKHPDVPAIDVMDAILTGGRSSRLYQALVESGLASSVSGGAAELIEPGWYDISATAAPGQELGKIAQVLQESLAKLQQQPVTLEELNRAKTALQASFVLGNQDITSQASQLGYNQTVAGDYRFIEQYLAAIAKVTPAQVQQVAKTYLNPAKQTIGFFEPTQPDGKPGTSSADSGRTVENFSPGKPVDPAELAKYLPPATSATDSTKQSLPEQFTLTNGLRVLLLPDHSVPTINLSGQIDAGNEFDGNQRAGLANLTASNLINGTQTKNALTIAKTLEDRGASLSFSASREGVSISGQGLSANLPILIETLADVVQHATFPKDQLELSRQRALTSLKVQLDDPSGLGRRVFQQAIYPENHPFHSFPTVESLKSMTRDDLLRFYQQHYRPDTTTIALVGDFEPAKVKVLLNQVFGKWEATGTPPVINLPTVSFPQTSTRLNKVIPGKAEAVTYIGYNGISRKDPRYYAALILNQILGGDTLSSRLGTEVRDRQGLTYGIYSGFAAGVKPGPFLISMQTAPEDASKAIASTIALLKQLREQGVTEAEFNTAKRSITNSYPVELANPSDVSNIILNNAVLGLSRAEIREFPQRIQAVTMAQVQQAIEELIKPENLVIVTAGPGNITSQGG